Proteins encoded in a region of the Vicia villosa cultivar HV-30 ecotype Madison, WI linkage group LG5, Vvil1.0, whole genome shotgun sequence genome:
- the LOC131605502 gene encoding uncharacterized protein LOC131605502 — translation MAGKIFESRDKVIEWARAIGKNHGIVVVTIQSDSVNGKRERKHKLIMGCDRGGNHKKKNEVVAPSDGNSTMRLRCPFRLGSVPSGIGWQVGVKCGMHNHKIDKDMLGHDILGRLKDDERKFVNDMMKYNMAKISKNISMKCKEYVKSERQEHVMDQWNNMMYSNTEDEFDVHLNHFESVCGDVPSFVKYLKETWLTPYKERFVVAWTNIVTHLGNTTTNMVESAHWRLKNMSTTSRGDLCASWEAVNIMLKLQLGSIRVSFQKSIVNIENWYNTPFYSKLHSFVSKQCIQLIGIELERVKFVGIPIPLESIHVFWTKLQISKYEGVEEKARDIAYPSTSSICPPPVKYKPKRGAKKSIKGEESDESQTTKRSCTQLSGSQSSSMPIGKQHSTNSAKGKYLSQFPAFFHPYIDDSVNVEPDGDCGFRCISSALG, via the exons ATGGCAGGCAAG ATTTTTGAATCACGAGATAAGGTTATAGAATGGGCACGTGCTATTGGAAAAAATCATGGTATTGTTGTTGTTACAATCCAATCCGATTCTGTTAATGGAAAGCGAGAGAGGAAGCATAAATTGATTATGGGTTGTGATAGAGGAggaaatcacaaaaagaaaaatgaagttgTGGCCCCTTCTGATGGCAATTCTACTATGAGGCTTAGATGCCCATTTAGGCTGGGATCTGTTCCGAGTGGTATTGGTTGGCAAGTGGGGGTTAAATGTGGCATGCATAATCATAAAATAGATAAGGATATGTTAGGTCATGACATCTTGGGACGTCTAAAAGATGATGAAAGAAAGTTTGTGAACGACATGATGAAGTACAATATGGCCAAG ATTTCAAAAAACATTAGCATGAAATGTAAAGAGTATGTGAAATCAGAAAGACAAGAACATGTCATGGATCAATGGAACAACATGATGTATTCAAATACAGAAGACGAATTTGATGTACATCTAAACCACTTCGAGAGTGTATGTGGTGATGTTCCATCATTTGTCAAGTATTTGAAAGAAACATGGTTAACACCGTATAAGGAAAGATTTGTTGTTGCATGGACTAACATAGTCACTCATTTAGGGAACACAACAACAAACAT GGTGGAGTCTGCACATTGGAGACTGAAGAACATGTCGACTACAAGTCGTGGTGATTTATGCGCAAGCTGGGAGGCTGTGAACATAATGTTGAAGTTGCAGCTAGGTTCCATAAGAGTGTCGTTTCAAAAAAGTATCGTCAACATTGAGAATTGGTATAACACTCCATTCTATTCTAAATTGCATAGTTTTGTTTCAAAACAGTGTATTCAACTCATTGGAATCGAACTAGAAAGAGTCAAATTTGTTG GCATACCTATACCTTTGGAATCTATTCATGTGTTTTGGACAAAATTGCAAATTTCAAAATATGAG GGTGTTGAAGAAAAAGCTCGTGATATTGCCTATCCATCCACATCTTCAATATGTCCACCGCCGGTGAAATACAAGCCAAAGAGAGGAGCTAAGAAGAGTATAAAAGGTGAAGAAAGTGAT GAAAGTCAGACTACGAAGAGATCATGCACACAACTAAGTGGGAGTCAATCGTCATCCATGCCGATTGGTAAGCAACATTCTACCAATTCTGCAAAAGGCAAGTACTTGTCTCAGTTTCCTGCTTTCTTTCATCCATACATCGATGACTCTGTTAATGTTGAACCGGATGGAGATTGTGGTTTCCGTTGTATTTCATCTGCATTAGGATAG
- the LOC131605504 gene encoding uncharacterized protein LOC131605504: MTLKNHTSSISFSTLKFQLSGVTYQKEQEKTQFQVNIHLQPLYCSYYATNFLQKSYAASVDASMERVEDEHFRMVHPDNILSELAHLVDVCRSVDGVVVKMVDVRGDFSSKEDFDDRESMITWIHMNATILGFGVVKPVVGTKQVATEGWKAVNLRVIVDQIMDAWARIASSSTKELYANVVLQFRKICEKYPDLLKYVERTIIDKVKEKFVCVWTDKVRRLGNTTTNRVESTHSTLKNWLCNSKGDFCRGWDTINLMISNQQNEIQTLFSRSITVLEHRFKDNIFYSQLIGNMSRAGLNYIFHEAKRGETFGGDSAKCGCIISSMYGLPCACVIAKKVRLCEPIRMDEVTPHWKRLSFDDDGCIEEESNISITSKLEAIQERFLNTDDNMKLYIKEQLRKIGFPETTDMKPLSQPVKTKGAPKKVKPTPNDNSTTRDPSYFSTPTPIDTKIPSIEELHIVPNIPFIDEMSVFMHKYIDRIVNVVGDCNCGFWAVSALLGQGEDDHKLVRLELIEELMNHKDSYTRVFGDKTKFESVNKALVPWLGAYTPISKWMRFLEMGHLIACAYDMVCIDLTQYGFSESFFPLRTAPPTNFDDRIMCFGWLAKSKTFFASLLETGMPHTTYVTEMGTSSYRSCLYVAGPFFG, from the exons ATGACCCTAAAAAACCATacttcatcaatatcattttCTACACTAAAGTTCCAACTTTCTGGTGTAACATATCAAAAGGAGCAAGAGAAGACTCAATTTCAGGtaaatattcatcttcaaccaCTATATTGTTCATATTATGCAACTAATTTTCTGCAAAAAAGTTACGCTGCTTCCGTAGATGCGTCTATggaacgtgttgaagatgaacacttcc gtatggtgcaccccgataatattCTAAGTGAATTAGCTCATTTAGTCGATGTTTGTAGGAGTGTTGATGGGGTAGTCGTAAAGATGGTAGATGTCAGAGGTGACTTTAGCAGCAAGGAAgactttgatgatcgtgaaagcatgATAACATGGATTCATATGAATGCAACTATccttggttttggtgtg gttaaacccgTTGTGGGGACAAAACAAGTAGCGACCGAAGGTTGGAAAGCGGTGAATCTTAGAGTGATTGTTGaccaaataatggatgcatgggcTCGTATTGCAAGTTCGTCGACAAAAGAATTGTATGCCAATGTCGTATTGCAATTTcggaaaatatgtgaaaaatatcCCGATTTATTGAAATACGTTGAAAGAACCATTATTGACAAAGTGAAGGAGAAGTTTGTTTGTGTGTGGACTGATAAGGTCCGACGCCttgggaatacaaccaccaaTAGAGTTGAGTCGACACATTCTACTTTGAAAAATTGGTTGTGTAATAGCAAGGGTGATTTTTGCCGAGGTTGGGACACCATTAATCTCATGATTTCGAACCAACAAAACGAGATACAAACCTTATTTAGTCGGAGCATTACGGTGTTGGAACATAGATTTAAGGATAACATCTTTTACTCTCAATTGATCGGCAATATGTCTCGGGCCGGATTGAATTATATCTTTCACGAGGCCAAACGCGGTGAAACCTTTGGTGGCGATAGCGCAAAGTGTGGTTGCATTATTTCTAGCATGTATGGTCTCCCGTGTGCTTGTGTTATTGCTAAAAAGGTGAGATTATGtgagccaataagaatggatGAAGTCACTCCTCATTGGAagagacttagttttgatgatgatggttgcatcGAAGAAGAATCAAATATCTCTATTACTTCCAAATTGGAGGCGatacaagagagatttttgaataCCGATGACAACATGAAACTATACATCAAAGAACAATTGCGGAAGATTGGATTTCCAGAAACAACTGACATGAAACCGCtgtctcaaccggttaagacaaAGGGTGCTCCGAAGAAAGTGAAGCCTACACCGAATGACAACTCGACTACACGGGATCCTTCATATT TTTCAACTCCCACACCTATTGACACAAAAATTCCATCAATCGAAGAGTTGCATATTGTTCCAAATATTCCATTCATTGACGAGATGTCAGTTTTTATGCATAAATACATCGACCGGATCGTCAATGTGGTTGGGGATTGTAATTGCGGATTCTGGGCCGTATCAGCTTTGCTTGGACAAGGAGAGGATGACCATAAGCTTGTTCGTCTTGAACTTATCGAAGAATTGATGAACCATAAAGACTCATACACGCGGGTATTTGGAGACAAAACCAAATTTGAATCGGTCAACAAAGCTCTTGTTCCTTGGTTGGGTGCATACACACCGATTTCGAAATGGATGAGATTCCTGGAAAtgggacatcttattgcatgcgCATATGACATGGTATGCATTGACTTGACACAATATGGTTTTTCGGAATCCTTTTTTCCGCTCCGCACCGCACCTCCTACAAATTTTGATGATCGTATTATGTGTTTTGGATGGCTCgcaaaatcaaaaacattttttgcaagtttacttgaaaccgggATGCCCCATACCACCTACGTTACCGAAATGGGCACTTCATCATACCGAAGCTGCCTATACGTGGCCGGACCGTTTTTTGGATAG